One segment of Pelomicrobium methylotrophicum DNA contains the following:
- a CDS encoding MoaD/ThiS family protein — MKITLKLFAMLQDYLPEEARGQRALELALPEGSTVASVVEQFHLPEKLVHLTLVNGEYVEREARASHRLHDGDVLAIWPPVAGG, encoded by the coding sequence ATGAAGATCACACTCAAGCTGTTCGCCATGCTTCAGGACTACCTGCCGGAGGAAGCGCGCGGACAACGGGCGCTGGAGCTGGCGCTCCCCGAGGGATCCACGGTGGCTTCGGTCGTGGAACAGTTTCATCTGCCCGAGAAGCTGGTACACCTGACGCTGGTAAACGGCGAATACGTGGAGCGCGAGGCCCGCGCAAGCCACCGGCTCCACGATGGCGACGTGCTGGCCATCTGGCCCCCGGTGGCGGGAGGGTGA
- a CDS encoding NUDIX hydrolase, with the protein MDLTPLIEVTRAARRFDPRHYLPFHVAARQVGWVAPRLAERLEPMAEVFLVGDFGVALHPDLVEPQARTEALDRAVETLAAEGWIVGVRHERYAIRERFDAAPLFAIERAAARPFGLTTFAAHVNGLTRRADGAVEMWIARRSPTKPIDPGMLDNLVGGGIAAGHTVTQTVVRECFEEAGILEPLARKAQPAGLVRLLREVPEGVQSEVIFVHDLWLPPDLSPRNTDGEVSEFHRVEFRSLPRRIVDGDPFTLDSALVILDCLIRHGVIGPDDQGYEALVAGLREAPR; encoded by the coding sequence ATGGACCTCACTCCCTTGATCGAGGTGACGCGCGCCGCAAGGCGGTTCGACCCGAGGCACTACCTTCCCTTCCACGTCGCCGCCCGGCAGGTGGGATGGGTTGCGCCGCGGCTCGCCGAGCGCCTGGAACCCATGGCGGAGGTCTTCCTGGTGGGGGACTTCGGCGTGGCGCTTCATCCCGATCTGGTGGAGCCCCAGGCCCGAACCGAGGCGCTGGACAGGGCGGTGGAGACGCTCGCCGCCGAGGGCTGGATCGTCGGCGTGCGCCACGAGCGGTATGCCATCCGCGAACGGTTCGACGCGGCGCCCCTCTTCGCCATCGAGCGCGCAGCGGCGCGGCCTTTCGGTCTCACCACCTTCGCCGCCCACGTGAACGGGCTCACGCGCCGCGCGGATGGCGCGGTGGAGATGTGGATCGCCCGCCGCAGCCCCACCAAACCCATCGATCCAGGCATGCTCGACAACCTGGTGGGCGGCGGCATCGCGGCGGGCCACACCGTGACGCAGACGGTGGTCAGGGAGTGCTTCGAGGAAGCGGGCATCCTGGAGCCCCTGGCCCGCAAGGCCCAGCCGGCCGGGCTGGTGCGGCTCCTGCGAGAGGTGCCCGAGGGGGTGCAGTCGGAGGTGATCTTTGTCCACGACCTGTGGCTGCCGCCGGATCTCTCACCCCGGAACACCGACGGCGAGGTGTCCGAGTTCCACCGAGTGGAGTTCCGGTCCCTGCCTAGGCGAATCGTGGACGGGGATCCCTTCACCCTGGATTCCGCCCTGGTCATCCTGGACTGCCTGATCCGTCACGGCGTGATCGGGCCCGATGACCAGGGTTACGAGGCGCTGGTGGCGGGCCTGCGCGAGGCGCCGCGGTGA